Proteins from one Zavarzinia compransoris genomic window:
- a CDS encoding family 16 glycoside hydrolase produces MALFPLIKDSISDRLVTPNTEAQSIDLKKVFGVAGAGGYTFSVQSSDPAVVKGATIDPATGILTFAYGTLGVSDITVTCRDLLGITVTDEFRIRVAGENAYTIAVLPDTQDYTDAGPLDPTFGKMTQWLVDNKDSHNIQFVVHVGDITQSNTTIQYGVADAALNKLDGVIPYSVLPGNHDGTSSIYDGGNFDKYFSPAQQAAANPTTFGGTYDQEPESGRNNYQTFTAPDGTKWLVLSLEFGAREDVLRWAGEVIEGHLDHRVILANHSYMTWAGRHDATGAPLYDEGTGPDYGIGSSTERASDGEMMYRALVQKYPNVTFTFSGHIFGDGAETLVSYNQYGQPVYQMMVNYQDGVAREITGNGDSGKGGNGGNGAIRLIVIDPDNGTMSTETYFVNFDEYLAGGRANGALAGAYRGHQESYEVDLGTPLVAAVAKAGNDIQVKAAGAGTAAVTLHGEGTLNPAKDAGLSHVWKDDDGHVVARGATPTLDLAPGNHRFTLEVADSAGRVSTDGVLVQVGNGSTLLMDNFNDGDAAGWGRPGENATAIGFGTPESFGLPAIPGGAEAVAAIPALTNTQSLVVSPNLGAPQGSLLASYSLVFDIYVKNGGNGAFTSLLQTDLTNTSDGDLFIRNLGNGTGGIGIGGDYEGGFKYDAWQRLAVTYAEQADGSVLLTKYVDGVKVGDQTISGDRFKLDLANGAALFTDEDGETNNVFVSSLLITDKVYTADEIAALGGVKAGGIVGAAPTQGSVQFDFTNGTLAPTFGVSTLSLGDSNGGSGSFLVKGSAASRDTVAEGQAGLEGRVYEQSDSANNTLVWNDPAAKAWKNYVYEATLATTDNDGIGVVFYYQDAGNHYRFVLNAEGNTRSLIKVQGGVETILAVTHAGTPFQQDMAVKVVAQDGRIAVFLDGTDVFGTVADQAPLAGGTVGFYSDTQRSSQFDDVSVNPVRLTAEAGALAPALDRDGDGRVDVTLDGGASYAPGAIAAYEWLNAAGEVVATGARPTLALGAGQHELTLKVTDGAGATATDKVFVEVVGKDRILLDEDFGAADSLSAWKIVDEGTKGGVGADGKASDWKLVDGQLVQLSGLMSDQLTWTGASAANDWQKGWSPLGDGVNVLRKGTYALYDQAAALEWQDYAVEATIATPDKDALGLLFYYKDAGNYYKLELDANGDYDRNPSNGAGSLFQLIQVKDGIEKYLTQIPAKYTPGEAFDLRVEVLDGKIQAYVDGMELFAYAIEDRAHEGGTIGLFSWGSAGVAFDDVRVYALGDQPPAGPTVIAGTPGNDLLTGTAGDDEFDGKGGVDVILGGAGADVAIVGTLAPAIVGKVGDTTVLVDGDKALVLDSVETLRRADGTTAAVAALAVNGNLEGSASDDLLAASAEKPVVIGGAGDDVVTGGAGPVSVLAGGAADDILVGGSGRAIAVIDAAFADVTIRQMSLAEVKLYNRLLDARGIALDLDVPAYKVKGPDGTDVIQADVLKLNDRLIALAEPDDRILLGDGDDHHTATAGDDIVLGRGGNDVIDGGAGNDILAGGAGDDTLMGGAGNDWLVADRGADNLLGGSGDDRLLVLTGDGSSVAALGGSGRDIYILGFDPAQGRLDVDLIIADFAPGEDVINLAGLRDKGGARLDLADILAAATEDADGSAVIDLGAFAGAGGEAVAGSITLAGLAKADLTAGLFDTLTAIEPPRPLDDLLVA; encoded by the coding sequence ATGGCGCTCTTCCCCTTGATCAAGGATTCGATCTCCGACCGTCTGGTCACCCCGAACACCGAGGCCCAGTCGATCGACCTGAAAAAGGTCTTCGGCGTCGCCGGCGCCGGGGGCTATACGTTCTCGGTCCAGAGCAGCGATCCGGCGGTCGTCAAGGGCGCCACCATCGATCCCGCCACCGGCATCCTGACCTTCGCCTATGGCACGCTCGGCGTGTCGGACATCACCGTAACCTGCCGCGATCTTCTCGGCATCACGGTGACCGACGAATTCCGCATCCGCGTCGCGGGCGAGAACGCCTATACGATCGCGGTCCTGCCGGATACCCAGGACTACACCGATGCCGGCCCGCTGGATCCGACCTTCGGCAAGATGACGCAGTGGCTGGTCGACAACAAGGACAGCCACAACATCCAGTTCGTCGTCCATGTCGGCGACATCACCCAGAGCAACACGACAATCCAATACGGCGTCGCCGATGCCGCGCTGAACAAGCTCGACGGCGTCATTCCCTATTCGGTGCTGCCGGGCAACCACGACGGCACCTCGTCGATCTACGACGGCGGCAATTTCGACAAGTATTTCTCGCCGGCCCAGCAGGCGGCAGCCAACCCGACCACGTTCGGCGGCACCTACGACCAGGAGCCGGAAAGCGGCCGCAACAATTACCAGACCTTCACCGCCCCGGACGGCACCAAGTGGCTGGTCCTCTCGCTCGAGTTCGGCGCGCGTGAGGACGTGCTGCGCTGGGCGGGCGAGGTCATCGAGGGCCATCTCGACCACCGCGTGATCCTGGCCAACCATTCCTACATGACCTGGGCCGGCCGCCACGACGCCACCGGCGCCCCCCTCTACGACGAAGGCACCGGCCCCGACTACGGCATCGGTTCCTCGACCGAGCGGGCGAGCGACGGCGAGATGATGTACCGCGCCCTGGTGCAGAAGTACCCGAATGTAACCTTCACCTTCTCGGGCCATATCTTCGGCGACGGCGCCGAGACGCTGGTTTCCTACAATCAGTACGGCCAGCCGGTCTACCAGATGATGGTGAACTACCAGGACGGCGTCGCCCGCGAGATCACGGGCAACGGCGACAGCGGGAAGGGCGGCAACGGCGGCAACGGCGCCATCCGCCTGATCGTCATCGATCCCGACAACGGCACCATGTCGACCGAAACCTATTTCGTGAATTTCGACGAATATCTGGCCGGCGGGCGCGCGAACGGGGCCCTGGCCGGCGCCTATCGCGGCCATCAGGAAAGCTATGAGGTCGATCTCGGCACGCCGCTGGTCGCCGCCGTCGCCAAGGCCGGCAACGACATCCAGGTGAAGGCGGCGGGCGCCGGCACGGCTGCGGTTACGCTGCACGGCGAGGGCACCCTGAACCCGGCGAAAGACGCCGGCCTGTCCCACGTCTGGAAGGACGACGACGGCCATGTCGTCGCCCGCGGCGCGACCCCGACCCTGGATCTCGCCCCCGGCAACCACCGCTTCACCCTCGAGGTGGCGGACAGCGCCGGCCGCGTCTCCACCGACGGCGTGCTGGTCCAGGTCGGCAACGGCTCGACCTTGCTGATGGACAATTTCAACGACGGTGACGCGGCCGGCTGGGGCCGCCCGGGCGAGAATGCCACCGCCATCGGCTTCGGCACGCCGGAATCCTTCGGCCTGCCGGCGATCCCCGGCGGCGCGGAGGCGGTCGCCGCCATCCCCGCGCTGACCAATACCCAGTCCCTGGTGGTGTCGCCGAACCTCGGCGCGCCGCAGGGCTCGCTGCTCGCGTCCTATTCGCTCGTCTTCGACATCTATGTGAAGAACGGCGGCAACGGCGCCTTCACGTCGCTGCTGCAGACCGACCTGACCAATACGTCGGACGGCGACCTGTTCATCCGTAACCTCGGCAACGGCACCGGCGGCATCGGCATCGGCGGCGACTATGAGGGCGGCTTCAAGTACGACGCCTGGCAGCGCCTGGCGGTCACCTATGCCGAACAGGCGGACGGCAGCGTCCTGCTGACCAAATATGTCGACGGCGTCAAGGTCGGCGACCAGACCATCTCGGGCGATCGCTTCAAGCTCGACCTCGCCAATGGCGCCGCCCTCTTCACCGACGAGGACGGCGAGACCAACAATGTCTTCGTCTCCTCGCTGCTGATCACCGACAAGGTCTATACCGCCGACGAGATCGCGGCCCTCGGCGGGGTCAAGGCGGGCGGCATCGTCGGCGCCGCGCCGACCCAGGGCTCGGTCCAGTTCGATTTCACCAACGGCACCCTGGCCCCGACCTTCGGCGTCTCCACCCTCTCGCTCGGCGACAGCAACGGCGGCAGCGGCAGCTTCCTGGTCAAGGGCTCGGCCGCTTCCCGCGATACGGTCGCCGAGGGCCAGGCGGGCCTGGAAGGCCGGGTCTATGAACAGTCCGACAGCGCGAACAACACGCTGGTCTGGAACGATCCGGCGGCCAAGGCCTGGAAGAACTATGTCTACGAGGCGACGCTGGCGACGACGGACAACGACGGTATCGGCGTCGTCTTCTATTATCAGGATGCCGGCAACCACTACCGCTTCGTGCTGAACGCCGAAGGCAATACCCGCAGCCTGATCAAGGTCCAGGGCGGCGTCGAGACCATTCTCGCGGTCACCCATGCCGGCACGCCGTTCCAGCAGGACATGGCGGTGAAGGTGGTGGCCCAGGACGGCCGCATCGCCGTCTTCCTCGACGGCACGGACGTCTTCGGCACGGTCGCCGATCAGGCGCCGCTGGCCGGCGGCACGGTCGGCTTCTATTCCGACACCCAGCGCAGCTCGCAGTTCGACGACGTCTCGGTCAACCCGGTCCGCCTGACCGCCGAGGCGGGCGCGCTGGCCCCGGCCCTGGACCGTGACGGCGACGGCCGCGTCGACGTCACCCTCGACGGCGGCGCCAGCTATGCCCCCGGCGCGATCGCGGCCTATGAATGGCTGAATGCGGCGGGCGAAGTGGTCGCTACCGGCGCCCGGCCGACCCTGGCCCTTGGCGCGGGCCAGCATGAACTGACCCTGAAGGTGACCGACGGCGCCGGCGCCACGGCGACCGACAAGGTCTTCGTCGAGGTGGTGGGCAAGGACCGCATCCTGCTGGACGAGGATTTCGGCGCCGCCGACAGTCTCTCGGCCTGGAAGATCGTGGACGAGGGCACCAAGGGCGGTGTCGGCGCCGACGGCAAGGCCTCGGACTGGAAACTGGTCGACGGCCAGCTGGTGCAGCTGTCCGGCCTGATGAGCGACCAGCTGACCTGGACCGGCGCCTCGGCGGCCAACGACTGGCAGAAGGGCTGGAGCCCGCTGGGCGACGGCGTCAACGTGCTGCGCAAGGGCACCTACGCCCTCTATGACCAGGCGGCGGCGCTGGAGTGGCAGGATTACGCCGTCGAGGCCACGATCGCCACGCCGGACAAGGATGCCCTCGGCCTGTTGTTCTATTACAAGGACGCCGGCAACTACTACAAGCTGGAGCTGGACGCCAACGGCGACTACGACCGCAACCCCAGCAACGGCGCGGGCAGCCTGTTCCAGCTGATCCAGGTGAAGGACGGGATCGAAAAATACCTGACCCAGATCCCGGCCAAATACACCCCGGGCGAGGCTTTCGACCTGCGGGTCGAAGTGCTGGACGGCAAGATCCAGGCCTATGTCGACGGCATGGAACTCTTCGCCTATGCGATCGAGGACCGCGCCCATGAGGGCGGCACCATCGGCCTGTTCTCCTGGGGCAGCGCCGGCGTCGCCTTCGACGACGTCCGCGTCTATGCCCTGGGCGACCAGCCGCCGGCCGGGCCGACCGTGATCGCCGGCACCCCGGGCAACGACCTGCTGACCGGCACCGCCGGCGACGATGAATTCGACGGCAAGGGCGGCGTCGACGTCATCCTCGGCGGTGCGGGCGCCGATGTCGCCATCGTCGGGACCCTGGCGCCGGCGATCGTCGGCAAGGTCGGCGACACCACGGTGCTGGTCGACGGCGACAAGGCCCTGGTCCTCGACAGCGTCGAGACCCTGCGCCGCGCCGACGGCACCACGGCCGCGGTCGCGGCGCTGGCGGTGAACGGCAACCTCGAAGGTTCGGCGAGCGACGATCTGCTGGCCGCGAGCGCGGAAAAGCCGGTCGTGATCGGCGGCGCGGGCGACGACGTGGTGACCGGCGGCGCCGGCCCGGTCAGCGTTCTTGCCGGCGGTGCGGCCGACGATATCCTGGTCGGGGGCAGCGGCCGGGCGATCGCGGTGATCGACGCGGCTTTCGCGGATGTCACCATCCGCCAGATGTCGCTGGCGGAAGTGAAGCTCTACAACCGCCTGCTCGATGCCCGGGGCATCGCCCTCGATCTCGACGTGCCGGCCTATAAGGTCAAGGGGCCGGACGGGACCGACGTCATCCAGGCCGATGTCCTGAAGCTGAACGACCGGCTGATCGCCCTGGCCGAGCCGGACGACCGTATCCTGCTGGGCGACGGGGACGACCATCATACCGCGACCGCCGGCGACGATATCGTCCTCGGCCGCGGCGGCAACGATGTCATCGACGGCGGGGCCGGCAACGACATCCTGGCCGGCGGCGCCGGGGACGACACGCTGATGGGCGGCGCCGGCAACGACTGGCTGGTGGCCGACCGCGGTGCCGACAATCTCCTCGGCGGTTCGGGCGACGACCGCCTGCTGGTCCTCACCGGCGACGGCAGCAGCGTCGCCGCCCTCGGCGGCTCGGGCCGGGATATCTATATCCTCGGCTTCGATCCGGCGCAGGGCCGGCTGGATGTCGATCTCATCATCGCCGATTTCGCCCCGGGCGAGGATGTGATCAATCTCGCCGGGCTGCGCGACAAGGGCGGGGCCCGTCTCGACCTTGCCGATATCCTGGCCGCCGCGACGGAAGACGCGGACGGCAGCGCGGTGATCGATCTCGGCGCCTTTGCCGGCGCCGGGGGCGAGGCGGTCGCGGGCAGCATCACCCTGGCCGGCCTGGCCAAGGCGGACCTGACCGCAGGCCTCTTCGACACGCTGACCGCGATCGAGCCGCCGCGGCCGCTGGACGACCTGCTCGTCGCCTGA
- a CDS encoding autotransporter domain-containing protein, translating into MMIDWTSGGRQGLRRMALGGVALAAMAAAAAPAAAAGVDFVFIVDESGSMGGEHDFIPTLVNDLNGVFSANGFSDNRFAMIGFGDANVVPRLVTGFTTAADVSALASTLKVNGGTEDGYAAIDFSFATLNTPPSSIRADAGQFLLITDEDRDNTNSSLSFNSILSQFQTNNVGLNGLYDIQTISIVPGASPPTSTDRNNLGTYNGQVLAVDTLNNKVYVVDSHTPGGYRAITLPGGITPIVGGAGTTQADYVNLGTNTVGGCVGSLDQLRSNIPVVVGAFAGALVDCLTVVVVNNPGSFQARTQVVLKNFFGTAQYSTILHSYPGVLALDSRNPYSRRTAGRTPGTFSFAAAGNGLDGAASGATADYVSPDGLYTVYGSFSFDWGRAGQTATSIGSSFDSQTLLVGGDYAVTGNIAVGAAFAYSNTTNTLNNKTDEQDIDGYNLYLYGTYAIAKAHFEAVVNAGLLDQDTTRTAGGNSFSGNTDGWVWGGQISGGYDFDLADGLSAGPVVALRYSKLTFDAYNESGGAGAAAVGDQEAQALVLSLGGRAAFTIVKDDTTALLLRFRGAWEHDFKDGAEPVTVAQIGGGQTFSVVPDDADNSWVALGAGVTLDGAGYSFFGDFDTRVDYENADLYFGRVGVKVYF; encoded by the coding sequence ATGATGATCGACTGGACGAGCGGCGGGCGGCAGGGCCTGCGCAGAATGGCCTTGGGCGGGGTCGCTCTTGCGGCCATGGCGGCTGCGGCGGCACCGGCTGCGGCGGCGGGCGTCGACTTCGTGTTCATCGTCGACGAGTCGGGCTCCATGGGCGGGGAACATGATTTCATCCCGACCCTGGTGAACGACCTGAACGGCGTCTTCAGCGCCAACGGCTTCTCGGACAACCGTTTCGCCATGATCGGCTTCGGCGACGCCAATGTCGTGCCGCGGCTGGTGACCGGCTTCACCACGGCGGCCGATGTCTCGGCGCTGGCCAGCACGCTGAAGGTGAACGGCGGCACCGAGGACGGCTATGCCGCCATCGACTTCTCCTTCGCGACGCTGAACACGCCGCCGAGCAGCATCCGCGCCGATGCCGGCCAGTTCCTGCTGATCACCGACGAAGACCGGGACAATACCAACAGCTCCCTGTCCTTCAATTCGATCCTCAGCCAGTTCCAGACCAACAACGTCGGCCTGAACGGGCTCTACGATATCCAGACGATCTCGATCGTCCCGGGCGCCTCGCCCCCGACCAGCACCGACCGGAACAACCTCGGCACCTATAACGGCCAGGTCCTGGCGGTCGATACCCTGAACAACAAGGTCTATGTCGTCGACAGCCACACGCCGGGCGGCTATCGCGCGATCACCCTGCCGGGCGGGATCACGCCGATCGTCGGCGGTGCGGGGACGACCCAGGCCGACTATGTCAACCTGGGCACCAATACGGTCGGCGGCTGCGTCGGCTCGCTCGACCAGCTGCGCAGCAATATCCCGGTCGTGGTCGGCGCCTTCGCCGGCGCGCTGGTGGACTGCCTGACCGTCGTCGTCGTCAACAACCCGGGCTCGTTCCAGGCGCGGACCCAGGTCGTGCTGAAGAATTTCTTCGGCACGGCGCAGTATTCCACGATCCTGCACTCCTACCCGGGCGTGCTGGCGCTCGACTCGCGCAATCCCTACAGCCGCCGCACTGCCGGCCGGACGCCGGGGACCTTCTCCTTCGCCGCCGCGGGCAACGGCCTCGACGGCGCCGCCTCGGGCGCGACCGCCGACTATGTCTCGCCGGACGGCCTCTACACGGTCTATGGCAGCTTCAGCTTCGACTGGGGCCGCGCCGGCCAGACGGCGACCTCGATCGGTTCCAGCTTCGATTCGCAGACCCTGCTGGTCGGCGGCGACTATGCGGTGACCGGCAATATCGCCGTCGGTGCCGCCTTCGCCTATTCGAACACGACCAACACCCTGAACAACAAGACCGACGAGCAGGATATCGACGGTTACAACCTCTATCTCTATGGCACCTATGCGATCGCCAAGGCGCATTTCGAGGCCGTGGTGAACGCCGGCCTTCTCGATCAGGACACCACCCGCACCGCCGGCGGCAACAGCTTCAGCGGCAATACGGACGGCTGGGTCTGGGGCGGCCAGATCAGCGGCGGCTATGACTTCGACCTGGCCGACGGGCTCAGCGCCGGTCCCGTGGTCGCGCTCCGCTACAGCAAGCTGACCTTCGATGCCTACAATGAATCGGGCGGCGCCGGTGCCGCCGCGGTCGGCGACCAGGAAGCGCAGGCGCTGGTCCTCTCGCTCGGCGGCCGTGCCGCCTTCACCATCGTGAAGGACGACACGACGGCCCTGCTGCTGCGTTTCCGCGGTGCCTGGGAACATGACTTCAAGGACGGCGCCGAGCCTGTCACCGTCGCCCAGATCGGCGGCGGCCAGACCTTCAGCGTCGTGCCCGACGATGCCGACAACAGCTGGGTGGCGCTCGGCGCCGGGGTCACGCTGGACGGGGCTGGTTACAGCTTCTTCGGCGATTTCGACACCCGCGTCGACTACGAGAATGCCGACCTCTATTTCGGCCGGGTCGGTGTGAAGGTCTACTTCTGA
- the acpS gene encoding holo-ACP synthase, whose translation MIIGIGSDLIDIRRIEKTLERFGDRFLDRVFTETERAKAERRLRTKVATYAKRFAAKEACAKALGTGFSRGVFWRDLGVVNLPGGKPTLALTGGAAGRLAQLTPPGMRAVIDLTITDEPPLASAVVIISAVPA comes from the coding sequence ATGATCATCGGCATCGGTTCCGACCTGATCGACATCCGCCGCATCGAAAAGACGCTGGAGCGATTCGGCGACCGCTTCCTCGACCGCGTCTTCACGGAGACGGAGCGGGCCAAGGCGGAGCGGCGCCTGCGCACCAAGGTCGCGACCTATGCCAAGCGCTTCGCCGCCAAGGAAGCCTGCGCCAAGGCGCTGGGCACCGGCTTTTCCCGGGGCGTCTTCTGGCGCGATCTCGGGGTCGTCAACCTGCCGGGCGGCAAGCCCACCCTGGCGCTGACCGGCGGCGCGGCCGGGCGGCTGGCGCAACTGACGCCCCCCGGCATGCGCGCCGTGATCGACCTCACGATCACCGACGAGCCGCCGCTGGCAAGCGCGGTGGTAATCATTTCCGCCGTACCCGCCTGA
- a CDS encoding pyridoxine 5'-phosphate synthase produces the protein MASAPHLRLGVNIDHVATIRNARGGRHPDPVRAARLAAAAGADGITAHLREDRRHISDDDISRLAREIDLPLNLEMAATDEMLAIALAHRPHACCLVPEKREEKTTEGGLDVAVGHRLLAPFIRQLVDAGIRVSLFVDPEEVQLAVAKALGAQVVELHTGAYCEAEGAGRAAELARITRAAAVAERLGLECHAGHGLSFETVKPVAAIPTVVELNIGHFLVGEAIFVGLETSIRHMRRLMDEAREGRAA, from the coding sequence ATGGCGTCGGCACCGCATCTGCGCCTCGGCGTGAACATCGACCACGTCGCCACCATCCGCAACGCCCGGGGCGGCCGCCATCCGGACCCGGTGCGGGCGGCGCGGCTGGCGGCGGCGGCCGGGGCCGACGGCATCACCGCCCACCTGCGCGAGGACCGGCGCCATATTTCCGACGACGACATTTCCCGCCTGGCGCGGGAGATCGACCTGCCGCTGAACCTCGAAATGGCGGCGACCGACGAAATGCTGGCGATCGCCCTGGCCCACCGGCCCCACGCCTGCTGCCTGGTGCCCGAGAAGCGCGAGGAAAAGACCACCGAGGGCGGCCTCGACGTCGCCGTCGGCCACCGGCTGCTGGCGCCCTTCATCCGCCAGCTCGTCGATGCCGGGATCCGGGTCTCGCTCTTCGTCGATCCGGAGGAGGTGCAGCTCGCGGTCGCCAAGGCGCTGGGCGCCCAGGTGGTCGAACTCCATACCGGCGCCTATTGCGAGGCGGAAGGGGCGGGCAGGGCGGCGGAACTCGCCCGCATCACCCGCGCGGCGGCGGTGGCCGAGCGGCTGGGCCTCGAATGCCATGCCGGCCATGGGCTGTCGTTCGAGACGGTGAAGCCGGTCGCCGCCATCCCGACCGTGGTCGAACTGAACATCGGCCATTTCCTGGTCGGCGAGGCGATCTTCGTCGGCCTCGAGACCTCGATCCGCCATATGCGCCGCCTGATGGACGAGGCGCGGGAAGGGCGGGCGGCATGA
- the pyrE gene encoding orotate phosphoribosyltransferase, translating to MDQAQVLDEFRAAKALLEGHFILTSGLRSPLYLQCARVLMDPQRAGRLCAALAGKVRAALGGDGVDLVVSPAMGGVVVGYEMGRQLGVPAIFVERVDGKFALRRGFDIPDGARCLMVEDVVTTGLSSRECIDVINGLGGRVVAGACLVDRSDGKAEIGVPLVPLVRLAVPAYAPDALPPELAALPAVKPGSRGLK from the coding sequence ATGGACCAGGCCCAGGTTCTGGACGAATTCCGCGCCGCCAAGGCCCTGCTGGAGGGCCATTTCATCCTCACCTCCGGCCTGCGCAGCCCGCTGTACCTGCAATGCGCCCGCGTCCTCATGGACCCGCAGCGGGCCGGCCGCCTGTGCGCCGCCCTTGCCGGCAAGGTCCGCGCCGCGCTCGGCGGGGACGGCGTCGATCTGGTCGTCTCGCCCGCCATGGGCGGGGTCGTCGTCGGTTACGAGATGGGGCGGCAGCTGGGCGTGCCCGCGATCTTCGTCGAGCGGGTGGACGGCAAATTCGCGCTGCGCCGCGGCTTCGACATTCCGGACGGGGCGCGCTGCCTGATGGTCGAGGACGTGGTGACCACCGGCCTGTCGTCGCGCGAATGCATCGACGTCATTAACGGCCTCGGCGGCCGGGTGGTGGCGGGCGCCTGCCTGGTCGACCGTTCGGACGGCAAGGCGGAGATCGGCGTGCCCCTGGTGCCCCTGGTGCGGCTGGCCGTGCCGGCCTATGCTCCCGACGCCCTGCCGCCGGAACTGGCGGCGCTGCCGGCGGTGAAGCCGGGCAGCCGCGGCCTGAAGTAA
- a CDS encoding RelA/SpoT family protein codes for MIRQYELVERVRAYDPQADENLLNRAYVFSMKAHGSQKRASGDPYFSHPLEVAGILTEMKLDSNTIVTALLHDTIEDTVATYEDIERLFGSKIAQLVDGVTKLSKLERPASESARQAENFRKLLVAMSNDIRVLLVKLADRLHNMRTIHFIKDPEKRKRIAVETMEIYAPLAERIGMQEMKEELEDLAFAQINGDAREGILARLEFLRSKGGTLIPKVSEQLYRTLVQAGVDCSVQGREKRPYSIWRKMEKKNISFEQLSDIMAFRIIVGDIGDCYRALGVIHAAYPMVPGRFKDYISTPKRNGYRSLHSTVIGPERQKIEVQIRTREMHQVAELGVAAHWHYKEAPAGPAGQAAPAPTDGMQYRWLRELLEILEHASTPEEFLEHTKLEMFQDQVFCFTPKGDLIALPKGATPLDFAYAVHTSVGHTCVGAKVNGRLQPLRTELQNGDQVEIVRSKAQTPSADWENLVVTGHARSAIRRFLRGQQREQYLTLGKEIIAKAFQQGGHEATEKAVEAVLRNFRQKTVEDLYVAVGQGLVTGRAVVEAVFPGEKLKEQGKVVPITRGKTSRGTAKGVPIKGLIPGMAIHYAGCCHPLPGDRIVGIVSTGRGVTVHAIDCKTLEQYNDQPERWLDLAWSGDESDGPHTGRITAIVSNEPGSLSTVANVIAKGLGNVVNLKFTDRTADFVEMMIDIEVRDLKHLTTIVAALRANPAISSVERARG; via the coding sequence GTGATCCGCCAGTACGAACTTGTCGAGCGGGTACGCGCCTATGATCCCCAGGCGGACGAGAATCTCCTGAACCGCGCCTATGTCTTCTCGATGAAGGCGCACGGCAGCCAGAAGCGCGCCTCCGGCGATCCCTATTTCTCCCATCCGCTCGAAGTCGCCGGCATCCTGACCGAGATGAAGCTGGACAGTAACACCATCGTTACCGCCCTGCTGCACGACACGATCGAGGATACGGTCGCCACCTACGAGGATATCGAGCGCCTGTTCGGCTCGAAGATCGCCCAGCTCGTCGACGGCGTGACCAAATTGTCCAAGCTGGAGCGGCCGGCCTCGGAATCCGCCCGCCAGGCGGAGAATTTCCGCAAGCTCCTGGTCGCGATGTCGAACGACATCCGCGTGCTGCTGGTGAAGCTGGCCGACCGGCTGCACAACATGCGCACGATCCATTTCATCAAGGATCCGGAGAAGCGCAAGCGCATCGCCGTCGAGACGATGGAGATCTATGCGCCGCTGGCCGAGCGCATCGGCATGCAGGAAATGAAGGAAGAGCTGGAGGATCTGGCCTTCGCCCAGATCAACGGCGACGCCCGCGAGGGCATCCTCGCCCGGCTCGAATTCCTGCGCTCGAAGGGCGGCACGCTGATCCCCAAAGTGTCGGAACAGCTCTACCGCACCCTGGTGCAGGCGGGGGTCGACTGTTCGGTGCAGGGGCGCGAGAAGCGGCCCTATTCGATCTGGCGCAAGATGGAGAAGAAGAACATCTCCTTCGAGCAGCTGTCCGACATCATGGCCTTCCGCATCATCGTCGGCGATATCGGCGACTGCTATCGCGCGCTCGGCGTCATCCACGCCGCCTATCCGATGGTGCCGGGCCGCTTCAAGGATTACATCTCGACGCCGAAGCGGAACGGCTACCGTTCCCTGCATTCGACCGTGATCGGCCCCGAGCGGCAGAAGATCGAGGTCCAGATCCGCACCCGCGAGATGCATCAGGTGGCGGAACTCGGCGTCGCCGCCCATTGGCACTACAAGGAAGCGCCGGCAGGGCCGGCCGGGCAGGCCGCACCCGCGCCGACCGACGGCATGCAGTACCGCTGGCTGCGCGAACTGCTGGAAATCCTGGAGCATGCCTCGACGCCCGAGGAATTCCTCGAGCATACCAAGCTCGAAATGTTCCAGGACCAGGTCTTCTGCTTCACCCCGAAGGGCGACCTGATCGCCCTGCCCAAGGGGGCGACGCCGCTCGACTTCGCCTATGCGGTCCATACCTCGGTCGGGCATACCTGCGTCGGCGCCAAGGTCAACGGCCGTCTGCAGCCGCTGCGCACCGAACTGCAGAACGGCGACCAGGTCGAGATCGTCCGCTCCAAGGCCCAGACGCCCAGCGCCGACTGGGAAAACCTGGTGGTCACCGGCCATGCCCGCTCGGCCATCCGCCGCTTCCTGCGCGGCCAGCAGCGCGAGCAATACCTGACGCTGGGCAAGGAGATCATCGCCAAGGCGTTCCAGCAGGGCGGCCACGAGGCGACGGAAAAGGCGGTCGAGGCGGTCTTGCGCAATTTCCGCCAGAAGACGGTCGAGGATCTCTATGTCGCGGTCGGCCAGGGGCTGGTCACCGGCCGTGCGGTGGTCGAGGCGGTCTTCCCGGGCGAGAAGCTGAAGGAACAGGGCAAGGTCGTCCCCATCACCCGGGGCAAGACCAGCCGCGGCACGGCCAAGGGCGTGCCGATCAAGGGCCTGATCCCCGGCATGGCGATCCATTACGCCGGCTGCTGCCATCCCCTGCCGGGCGACCGCATCGTCGGCATCGTCTCGACCGGGCGCGGCGTCACCGTGCACGCCATCGACTGCAAGACGCTCGAGCAATACAACGACCAGCCGGAACGCTGGCTCGACCTCGCCTGGTCGGGCGACGAGAGCGACGGCCCCCATACCGGCCGCATCACGGCCATCGTCTCGAACGAGCCGGGCTCGCTGTCGACCGTCGCCAATGTCATCGCCAAGGGGCTCGGCAATGTGGTGAACCTGAAGTTCACCGACCGCACCGCCGATTTCGTCGAGATGATGATCGACATCGAGGTGCGCGACCTCAAGCATCTCACCACCATCGTCGCCGCGCTGCGCGCCAATCCCGCCATCAGCTCGGTCGAGCGCGCCCGCGGCTGA